One part of the Bacillus sp. FJAT-27916 genome encodes these proteins:
- the ppaX gene encoding pyrophosphatase PpaX gives MDKKITTLLFDLDGTLIDTNELIIASFLHTLEHYYPNQYTREDVYEFIGPSLRETFSRLDLERAEEMIEHYRAHNHLHHDSLVREYEGVFDTIQELKERNYKVGIVTTKMRKAVEPGLVKGRLDQFFDVIVTYDDVKNTKPDPEPIELALKLIGSSAEETIMVGDNSHDILAGKNAGTKTAGVAWTIKGRDYLEQYGPDYILDNMRDLLAIVEA, from the coding sequence GTGGACAAGAAAATCACAACCCTATTATTTGATTTAGATGGAACATTAATTGATACAAACGAATTGATCATTGCTTCATTTCTTCATACATTAGAGCATTATTATCCAAATCAATATACTCGTGAGGACGTGTATGAATTCATCGGTCCTTCTCTTCGCGAAACATTTAGCAGATTAGACCTTGAGCGTGCTGAGGAAATGATTGAGCATTACCGCGCGCACAATCATCTCCATCATGATTCGCTTGTCCGAGAGTATGAGGGTGTATTTGATACCATTCAAGAACTAAAGGAACGTAATTATAAAGTCGGCATCGTCACCACGAAGATGCGTAAAGCCGTAGAGCCAGGCTTGGTAAAGGGAAGGCTTGACCAATTCTTTGATGTGATTGTTACTTATGATGATGTCAAGAACACGAAGCCGGACCCAGAGCCGATTGAACTCGCTTTGAAATTGATTGGTTCATCTGCAGAGGAAACGATTATGGTTGGCGACAACAGCCATGACATCCTTGCAGGCAAAAATGCCGGCACGAAAACGGCTGGTGTGGCTTGGACGATTAAAGGAAGAGATTATCTCGAGCAATATGGCCCGGACTATATTCTTGATAATATGCGTGATCTCTTGGCGATTGTGGAAGCATGA
- a CDS encoding DUF4097 family beta strand repeat-containing protein: MNDEKKRILEMVKEGLLNADEALLLLEQLDKKEKLIQEESQQESRELATTAQPEGEKRQEQQTKKSVSTMDRILGVVDDVVKKIKDIDFDWNFGSSIEIDHLYHQEAKPFQIIDIDVANGEVSIIPWDQNVVDIECKAKVYRAETTTEAREKLQNQIVNKIENGKLKFMLQDRAIKLKAVIKVPNSQYQELRVRLFNGSINGENLKVDEIKTKTANGTISFRDFHTREAEFETVNGSIKLNSFDAGELEIDTMNGSIQVDGAFRTADVQTINGSIQCKQTGQYGETLRAKAQAGSINLQIPQGISCDGELKSNLGSFNLDLKGIQVIEEKNDIVQKMLRFQSTVEEQHSMHVFAESKAGSIKVKHTL, encoded by the coding sequence ATGAATGATGAAAAAAAACGAATTCTGGAAATGGTGAAGGAAGGCCTTTTAAATGCGGATGAGGCATTGCTTCTGCTCGAACAATTAGACAAGAAAGAAAAGCTCATCCAAGAAGAAAGCCAGCAAGAATCGAGAGAGCTTGCAACGACTGCGCAGCCTGAAGGTGAGAAGAGACAAGAGCAGCAAACGAAGAAGTCTGTCTCAACGATGGACCGTATCTTGGGCGTTGTAGATGATGTCGTGAAGAAAATTAAAGATATCGATTTTGACTGGAATTTCGGATCCAGCATAGAGATTGACCACTTATACCACCAGGAAGCAAAGCCTTTCCAAATCATTGATATTGATGTAGCTAATGGAGAGGTGTCTATCATTCCGTGGGATCAGAATGTGGTGGATATTGAATGCAAGGCGAAGGTATATCGAGCTGAAACAACAACAGAAGCGAGGGAGAAGCTTCAAAACCAAATCGTGAATAAGATTGAGAATGGCAAGCTGAAGTTCATGCTTCAAGACCGTGCCATTAAATTAAAAGCGGTTATTAAGGTGCCGAACAGTCAATATCAGGAGCTTCGGGTCCGCTTGTTCAACGGAAGCATCAATGGAGAAAATCTTAAGGTTGATGAGATTAAGACGAAGACAGCGAACGGAACCATCTCCTTCCGTGACTTCCATACACGTGAGGCTGAATTTGAGACGGTTAACGGTTCTATTAAGCTGAATTCCTTTGATGCAGGTGAGCTGGAAATCGATACGATGAATGGATCTATTCAGGTGGATGGCGCATTCCGCACTGCCGATGTTCAAACCATTAATGGGAGTATTCAGTGCAAGCAAACAGGCCAATACGGAGAAACCCTTCGTGCTAAGGCGCAGGCAGGAAGCATTAATTTGCAAATCCCGCAAGGCATTAGCTGTGACGGTGAGTTAAAGTCGAATCTTGGCAGTTTCAATCTTGACTTGAAGGGTATTCAAGTTATTGAAGAGAAGAATGACATTGTTCAAAAGATGCTTCGCTTCCAATCAACGGTGGAAGAACAGCATTCCATGCATGTGTTTGCCGAATCCAAGGCAGGAAGCATTAAAGTAAAGCATACGCTTTAA
- the lgt gene encoding prolipoprotein diacylglyceryl transferase: MGTIGTIDRVAIQIGSVSIYWYGVIIGLGVFLGLWLAMRESERRGLDKDVFIDLLIYAVPISIISARIYYVIFEWSYYKDHLGDIVKIWNGGIAIHGALIGAVITTIVFAKMKNLSFWKLADIAAPSIILGQAIGRWGNFINQEAYGNEVSRSFLENLFLPDFIINQMYINGAYHHPTFLYESVWNIVGFAILIGLRRVNLRQGELFLTYVIWYSIGRFFVEGLRTDSLMLFDTLRMAQLLSLVLIFTGIILIIVRRKLGHSQKKYLDM, encoded by the coding sequence ATGGGGACGATTGGGACAATTGATCGGGTAGCGATTCAGATTGGATCTGTATCGATTTACTGGTATGGAGTCATTATTGGTCTTGGTGTCTTTCTCGGGTTGTGGCTTGCGATGCGGGAATCCGAACGCCGCGGACTTGATAAAGATGTTTTTATTGATTTGCTGATTTATGCGGTACCAATATCCATTATCAGTGCAAGGATTTATTATGTCATTTTTGAATGGTCTTATTATAAGGATCACTTAGGCGATATCGTGAAGATATGGAATGGCGGGATTGCCATTCATGGGGCTCTTATTGGAGCTGTCATCACGACAATTGTGTTTGCTAAGATGAAGAATTTATCCTTCTGGAAGCTCGCTGATATTGCTGCTCCATCTATTATTCTTGGACAGGCAATTGGGCGCTGGGGTAATTTCATCAACCAAGAGGCATATGGTAATGAAGTGAGCCGCAGTTTCCTGGAGAATTTATTCCTTCCAGATTTTATCATTAATCAAATGTACATAAATGGAGCCTATCATCATCCAACCTTCCTGTATGAATCTGTGTGGAATATTGTTGGGTTTGCCATTCTGATTGGATTGCGCAGGGTGAATCTCCGCCAAGGCGAGCTCTTCCTGACCTATGTCATTTGGTATTCCATCGGAAGGTTCTTCGTTGAAGGCTTACGTACGGATAGTTTGATGCTGTTTGATACATTGCGCATGGCACAGCTGTTATCCCTGGTGCTTATTTTCACTGGCATCATTTTAATCATTGTTAGACGAAAGCTTGGCCATTCACAGAAGAAATATCTCGATATGTAA
- the nagB gene encoding glucosamine-6-phosphate deaminase yields the protein MKIIVVENYDEMSKKAAEILIKKVQEKPNAVLGLATGSTPVGLYKELIEDHQQNGTSYKDIHTVNLDEYIGLPQEDKNSYFTFMYEHLFKYLEIPKEHTHIPSGDTEDHAKECKRYEEIIESLGQVDLQILGIGSNGHIGFNEPGTPFTGDTHIIDLKESTRQANARFFESIDEVPTQAITMGIGTIMKSKEILLLASGKAKAEAIHGMIHGEMTEELPASILQSHPHVTLIVDKDAYSLCK from the coding sequence ATGAAGATTATCGTAGTAGAAAATTATGATGAAATGAGCAAGAAAGCCGCTGAAATTCTCATTAAGAAGGTTCAAGAAAAACCGAATGCCGTTCTCGGGTTAGCTACGGGCAGTACACCGGTTGGGCTATACAAGGAATTAATCGAAGACCATCAGCAAAATGGGACAAGCTACAAGGATATCCATACAGTCAATCTGGATGAATACATCGGGCTTCCACAAGAGGATAAAAACAGTTATTTCACCTTTATGTATGAGCATCTTTTCAAATATCTTGAGATTCCGAAGGAGCATACACACATCCCAAGCGGAGATACAGAGGATCATGCAAAGGAATGCAAACGATACGAGGAAATTATTGAGTCACTTGGACAAGTTGACCTTCAAATACTCGGAATTGGATCTAACGGACATATCGGCTTTAATGAACCAGGGACTCCTTTCACAGGAGACACACATATCATTGATTTAAAGGAAAGCACGCGCCAAGCAAATGCCCGTTTCTTCGAATCCATTGATGAGGTGCCAACGCAAGCCATCACCATGGGAATCGGCACAATCATGAAGAGCAAGGAAATTCTGCTTCTAGCCTCCGGCAAAGCAAAAGCAGAAGCAATCCATGGCATGATTCATGGAGAGATGACAGAAGAGCTGCCTGCGAGCATCCTTCAATCCCATCCGCATGTAACCCTTATCGTTGATAAAGACGCTTATTCCTTATGTAAATAA
- a CDS encoding sensor histidine kinase produces MKLQTRINLLSTVLTLFIFIISFTGIYYLYKYLAYDTEYHRLQMEGDEILAAISELDGTANIDTLLRSYIPQNGMIYITDEDNQALLRLQATSTADKMDYALKEGEKYTVSEWEGELVMAIRYPMIWPDQSVVNVHLVQPLQEVSANMTILKWILILITLLAIIPIYLASQLLVRLIVLPIQRLTSTMRRNISDSRYDKLELPDNKKGEIAEMTYTYNSLMDKLEDSYNKQQQFVGNASHELKTPLTIIESYAKLLQRRGFKNEDINREALEAITSQTGQMKVMIEQMLELAKANETLQLKWESVTTTALLTEIIDSFQKAYKREVTLHGEEFSFSTDVSKLRQMMFILLDNARKYSEGKIDVFVEKGNDITIQVRDYGPGIKEEDIPHIFDRFYRVNKDRNRQTGGTGLGLAIAKDFAGLLGGTITVESVLGEGTSFIITLPKEVEKHD; encoded by the coding sequence ATGAAATTACAAACAAGAATCAATCTATTATCCACTGTCCTCACACTCTTTATTTTCATAATCAGCTTCACTGGTATTTACTATTTGTACAAATACCTGGCCTATGACACGGAATACCACCGGCTGCAGATGGAGGGGGATGAAATACTAGCAGCCATCAGTGAGCTCGACGGTACGGCGAATATTGATACCCTCCTCCGTTCCTACATTCCGCAGAACGGGATGATTTATATTACGGATGAGGATAACCAGGCCCTTTTGCGCCTTCAGGCAACATCCACTGCAGATAAGATGGATTATGCACTAAAGGAAGGGGAGAAGTATACCGTTTCAGAGTGGGAGGGCGAGCTTGTAATGGCCATTCGCTATCCGATGATCTGGCCAGATCAGTCAGTGGTGAATGTACATCTCGTCCAGCCCCTGCAAGAGGTGTCTGCGAATATGACCATTTTGAAATGGATCTTAATCCTCATCACCCTGCTTGCAATCATTCCCATCTATTTGGCAAGTCAGCTGCTCGTACGGCTGATTGTCCTCCCGATTCAAAGACTGACCAGTACGATGAGGCGGAATATCTCTGATTCCAGATATGACAAGCTGGAGCTCCCGGACAATAAGAAGGGAGAAATTGCTGAGATGACCTATACGTATAATTCGCTTATGGATAAGCTAGAGGACAGCTATAATAAGCAGCAGCAATTCGTCGGAAATGCCTCTCATGAATTGAAAACACCGCTCACAATCATTGAATCCTACGCAAAGCTACTGCAGCGCAGAGGATTTAAGAATGAAGATATTAACCGTGAGGCATTGGAGGCGATTACCTCGCAAACGGGGCAAATGAAGGTGATGATAGAGCAGATGCTAGAACTCGCAAAGGCCAATGAAACGCTGCAGCTGAAATGGGAGTCTGTTACTACAACTGCGCTCCTGACGGAAATTATCGACAGCTTTCAAAAGGCTTATAAGCGGGAGGTTACCCTTCACGGCGAGGAATTCTCCTTCTCGACAGATGTATCCAAGCTAAGGCAGATGATGTTCATCCTCCTTGATAACGCCCGTAAATACAGCGAAGGGAAAATCGATGTCTTCGTTGAAAAGGGCAATGACATCACCATTCAAGTCAGGGATTATGGGCCTGGGATTAAGGAAGAGGATATCCCCCATATTTTTGACCGATTCTACCGCGTGAATAAAGACCGTAATCGCCAAACAGGCGGAACGGGGCTTGGACTGGCTATTGCGAAGGATTTCGCCGGGCTTCTTGGCGGGACGATAACGGTGGAAAGTGTGCTTGGGGAAGGAACGTCCTTTATCATTACCCTGCCAAAGGAGGTAGAAAAGCATGACTAA
- the nagA gene encoding N-acetylglucosamine-6-phosphate deacetylase — protein sequence MTILIKNATIYLEDSILQDGYILIDGEIIKEIGPAHQAPEQADEVLTIAQNEVVVPGFIDMHIHGAGGSDVMDGTTDALNCMANTLPKEGTTSFLATTMTQSPENIEQALQTVQQYSKSENISGKADVIGVHLEGPFVNPSKAGAQPVQYIINPDPELFKKWSEISGHTIKQVTLAPEEPGGKELVELLTAADIIPSIGHTGATYEQAMEAASEGLSQATHLFNQMTGLHHRDIGAAGASLMNEDIYAEIIVDGIHVSPEMVNLALKLKGVDRTILITDAMRAKGLSDGTYDLGGQDVFVKGKEARLADGALAGSILKMNDALKNMMEFTGCSLRDAVQMAAVNPAKQLNIYDKKGSIAAGKEADIVILDEDCQVRATICRGKIAYRGESK from the coding sequence ATGACCATACTAATCAAGAATGCCACTATCTATCTTGAAGATTCCATCCTGCAAGACGGATATATACTAATTGATGGTGAAATCATAAAAGAGATAGGGCCAGCACACCAAGCTCCCGAACAAGCCGATGAGGTATTAACGATTGCGCAAAACGAAGTCGTGGTTCCCGGGTTTATTGATATGCATATTCATGGTGCTGGTGGAAGCGATGTCATGGATGGTACGACGGATGCCCTCAACTGCATGGCGAATACCCTCCCTAAAGAAGGTACGACATCCTTTTTAGCCACGACTATGACTCAATCTCCTGAAAATATCGAACAGGCTTTGCAAACAGTTCAACAATACAGCAAGTCTGAGAACATTTCTGGAAAAGCCGACGTCATCGGCGTTCATTTAGAAGGTCCCTTCGTCAATCCTTCAAAGGCTGGTGCCCAACCAGTTCAATATATCATTAACCCTGACCCCGAATTGTTCAAGAAATGGTCCGAGATCTCCGGACACACCATTAAACAAGTTACACTCGCCCCAGAGGAGCCAGGCGGCAAAGAATTGGTTGAACTATTGACTGCAGCAGATATCATCCCATCCATCGGCCACACAGGTGCAACCTATGAGCAGGCAATGGAGGCAGCGTCCGAGGGGCTAAGCCAAGCTACTCATCTATTCAATCAGATGACCGGCCTGCATCATCGCGATATCGGTGCAGCAGGAGCTTCTCTCATGAATGAAGATATTTATGCAGAAATAATCGTCGATGGAATCCATGTATCCCCTGAAATGGTGAACCTTGCACTTAAGCTGAAAGGAGTGGACCGAACCATCCTTATTACGGATGCGATGCGTGCCAAAGGACTTTCAGACGGCACTTATGATCTTGGCGGACAAGATGTGTTCGTTAAAGGCAAGGAAGCACGATTGGCTGACGGAGCCCTTGCAGGAAGCATCCTTAAAATGAATGATGCCTTAAAGAACATGATGGAATTCACCGGCTGCTCATTAAGAGATGCCGTTCAAATGGCCGCCGTCAATCCTGCCAAGCAATTGAATATATATGACAAGAAGGGCAGCATTGCTGCTGGGAAAGAAGCAGATATCGTCATTCTCGATGAAGACTGCCAGGTACGCGCAACCATTTGCCGAGGAAAAATTGCCTATAGAGGAGAATCAAAGTAA
- a CDS encoding response regulator transcription factor, protein MKNNILIIEDEPQLARLLQLELQFEEFDTAIAHTGREGLEAFQRGNFDLVLLDIMLPEMNGLEVLKHIRAKSLVPVILLTAKSDVKDKVEGLNLGANDYVTKPFEFEELLARIRVNLRYHSAAAAVAPVINEYRYGSIHVNIDSHTVTQDGKVVELTPREFDLLVHFMRNTNIVQSREQILDAVWGFDYYGDTNVVDVYVRYLRQKLGNSVIRTVRSVGYVMKEE, encoded by the coding sequence ATGAAAAACAATATATTGATTATAGAGGACGAGCCCCAGCTCGCCAGGCTTTTACAGCTTGAGCTCCAGTTTGAGGAGTTTGATACGGCTATCGCTCATACAGGGAGGGAAGGCTTGGAAGCCTTTCAGAGAGGGAACTTTGACCTTGTCCTGCTGGATATTATGCTGCCGGAAATGAACGGCCTCGAGGTGCTGAAACATATCCGGGCTAAATCCTTGGTGCCTGTTATTCTATTAACAGCCAAGAGTGATGTGAAGGATAAGGTGGAAGGACTCAATCTCGGTGCAAATGATTATGTCACAAAACCATTTGAATTTGAAGAATTGCTCGCCCGGATTCGCGTTAACTTGCGCTATCATTCCGCAGCAGCTGCCGTAGCGCCTGTGATCAATGAGTACCGCTATGGCTCTATTCATGTCAATATTGACAGCCATACGGTCACACAGGATGGCAAGGTGGTTGAGCTGACGCCGAGAGAATTTGATTTGCTCGTCCACTTTATGAGGAATACGAATATCGTTCAATCGCGAGAACAGATTCTCGATGCCGTTTGGGGATTTGATTATTACGGAGATACGAATGTAGTGGATGTGTATGTCCGCTATCTTCGTCAAAAATTAGGCAATTCGGTCATTCGGACGGTCAGAAGCGTCGGGTATGTGATGAAGGAGGAATAG
- a CDS encoding PspC domain-containing protein — MKKKLMRTNYSDKVLLGVLGGISRYFGIKPIILRVLFVIGLIPTSFLLIIPYTILSYIMPRERMEEDRK; from the coding sequence ATGAAGAAGAAGCTTATGAGAACCAATTACTCCGATAAGGTTTTATTGGGAGTATTAGGCGGGATTAGCCGGTATTTCGGCATTAAGCCGATTATTCTGCGTGTACTATTCGTTATCGGTTTAATTCCGACCAGTTTTCTGTTAATCATCCCTTATACAATACTTAGTTACATTATGCCGAGGGAGCGCATGGAGGAGGATCGCAAATGA
- the hprK gene encoding HPr(Ser) kinase/phosphatase, with product MPKVKTVDLIDEFNLELISGEEGINRPITVSDLSRPGLEIAGYFDYYPADRIQILGMTELTFFSRLTPEERLSRMESLCSDITPCIIVTRGIDIPEELILASEKVSVPVLRSTTKTTRFSSRLTNFLESKLAPTTAVHGVLVDIYGVGVMITGKSGVGKSETALELVKRGHRLVADDCVEIRQEDDDTLVGTSPELIEHLLEIRGVGIINVMTLFGAGAVRSHKKISLVINLELWDQQKNYDRLGLEEEKVRIIDTNITRMNIPVRPGRNIAVIIEVAAMNFRLKRMGVNTAQQFTEKLNEAIEHDKHE from the coding sequence TTGCCCAAAGTAAAAACAGTAGATCTCATTGATGAGTTTAATCTTGAACTGATCAGTGGCGAAGAAGGCATCAATAGACCAATTACAGTAAGTGATTTATCAAGGCCTGGACTTGAAATCGCCGGATATTTTGATTATTACCCGGCTGACCGTATTCAAATCCTCGGTATGACTGAATTGACATTTTTCTCCAGACTCACTCCTGAAGAGCGTTTAAGCCGGATGGAGAGTCTATGCAGTGATATTACACCATGTATTATTGTCACGAGAGGCATTGATATTCCAGAAGAACTAATTCTCGCATCAGAGAAGGTATCCGTCCCAGTTCTTCGCAGTACGACGAAAACAACACGCTTCTCAAGCCGCTTAACGAATTTCCTTGAAAGTAAATTAGCACCGACAACTGCTGTCCATGGAGTGCTTGTTGATATTTATGGCGTTGGCGTTATGATAACAGGAAAAAGCGGTGTAGGTAAAAGTGAAACAGCCCTTGAGCTTGTAAAGAGGGGGCATCGTCTCGTTGCCGATGACTGTGTTGAAATCCGGCAGGAGGACGATGATACCTTAGTCGGCACATCACCTGAATTAATTGAGCATTTGCTTGAAATCAGGGGAGTGGGCATCATCAATGTGATGACCTTATTTGGTGCAGGGGCCGTTCGCAGCCATAAAAAGATTTCACTTGTTATCAATCTTGAGCTTTGGGACCAGCAAAAGAATTATGATAGGCTAGGTCTTGAGGAAGAAAAAGTGCGCATAATCGATACAAATATTACGCGCATGAATATCCCAGTCCGCCCAGGCCGGAATATCGCGGTCATTATTGAGGTGGCTGCTATGAATTTCCGTCTGAAGCGAATGGGTGTGAACACGGCTCAGCAATTCACAGAAAAGCTGAACGAAGCCATTGAACATGATAAACATGAATAA
- a CDS encoding nucleoside recognition domain-containing protein, with protein MLGKVIFPITLFVSILQYTPVLPWLIDLISPVMGLIGLPGDAAIPLVLGNFLNLYAGIGGILALDSLTVKEVFIIAVMLSFCHNLIIETSVALKVGVKLWVVLATRIGLALISAVVINLVWQGGSEVIQYGGAVGGEETITGIGAILWNGLAAATTGTLKLALIIIPLMLVIQIMKDLNWLKLFSTWMKPVTKMLGMKENTSMTLVAGLVIGLAYGAGVMLEAVREDGVSRKDITIAFIFLVACHAVVEDTVIFIPLGVPVIPLLIIRLVTAILLAMIISRIWARVDAKKGKVNPSGQENHNPII; from the coding sequence ATGCTTGGGAAGGTTATCTTCCCGATTACGTTATTTGTCTCTATTTTGCAGTATACGCCTGTCTTGCCGTGGCTGATTGATTTAATCAGCCCGGTGATGGGCTTGATTGGTCTGCCAGGTGATGCGGCTATTCCGCTTGTTCTTGGGAACTTTTTGAACCTGTATGCCGGAATCGGCGGCATTCTGGCCCTTGACTCATTGACGGTGAAGGAAGTGTTCATCATCGCAGTGATGCTGTCCTTTTGTCATAACCTCATTATAGAAACGAGTGTTGCCTTAAAGGTTGGTGTTAAACTGTGGGTAGTCTTGGCGACTAGGATTGGTCTTGCCCTCATCTCTGCAGTTGTCATCAACCTTGTTTGGCAAGGGGGCAGCGAAGTCATCCAATATGGCGGAGCGGTCGGCGGTGAAGAGACCATCACCGGTATTGGGGCCATTCTATGGAACGGGCTGGCAGCGGCAACAACAGGCACACTGAAGCTTGCGTTAATCATTATCCCGCTCATGCTGGTGATTCAAATTATGAAGGATTTGAATTGGCTGAAGCTCTTCTCGACCTGGATGAAGCCGGTGACGAAAATGCTTGGCATGAAGGAAAATACATCGATGACACTTGTTGCAGGTCTTGTCATTGGCCTGGCGTACGGGGCAGGTGTCATGCTTGAGGCAGTCCGTGAAGACGGTGTCAGCAGGAAGGATATCACCATCGCCTTTATCTTCCTAGTGGCCTGCCATGCCGTTGTAGAGGATACGGTGATTTTTATCCCGCTCGGAGTTCCGGTCATTCCGCTCCTCATCATCAGGCTTGTAACGGCGATCCTGTTAGCCATGATCATTTCACGAATTTGGGCAAGAGTGGATGCAAAGAAAGGAAAGGTAAACCCTAGTGGACAAGAAAATCACAACCCTATTATTTGA
- a CDS encoding acyltransferase, translated as MRRTRRYPLKGEGNSLWHIYKTVSFWKVFRNVLVLMIARYTPFMRLKNWLYRSFTGMKIGDQTSIAFMVMPDIMYPEMIKIGRNSIIGYNSTILAHEYLIKEYRLGEVVIGDEVMIGANTTILPGVTIGDGAIVSAGTLVHRDVPAGAFVGGNPMKMIYTAEEMKKRQGEADPF; from the coding sequence ATGAGAAGAACAAGGCGCTATCCGTTGAAGGGTGAAGGCAACTCGTTATGGCATATTTATAAGACGGTTTCCTTCTGGAAGGTATTCCGTAATGTCCTTGTGCTTATGATTGCACGCTACACGCCATTTATGCGCCTGAAGAACTGGCTGTACCGTTCCTTTACGGGTATGAAGATTGGCGATCAAACATCCATTGCCTTCATGGTGATGCCGGATATTATGTATCCGGAAATGATTAAGATTGGACGCAACTCGATTATTGGCTACAATTCAACGATTCTCGCTCATGAATATTTGATTAAAGAATACCGGCTTGGAGAGGTTGTGATTGGTGATGAGGTCATGATTGGCGCTAACACAACGATTCTTCCCGGCGTGACGATTGGTGACGGCGCCATCGTCTCAGCCGGAACACTCGTCCATCGTGATGTTCCAGCCGGCGCCTTCGTTGGCGGCAACCCGATGAAGATGATTTATACAGCTGAAGAAATGAAGAAACGACAGGGAGAGGCAGATCCTTTTTAG
- a CDS encoding N-acetylmuramoyl-L-alanine amidase: MKIVLDAGHGYSTLGKRTPDGMKEYEFNRAVALYVRDFLSGYTNLEVLFTHNDEQDVPLEVRTAKANELGADCFLSIHANAAGNGGWHEAEGIETFIHSSKPRDAQILAAEIQEKLITATGRKNRGVKTANFHVLRETRMTAVLVECGFMTHKIESRLLKKEDYRTQCAQSIAQSIVSHYGLTKNRQAATQKQKLYKVQVGAFSSKHRAEQLASELQRLGYDTFIVQ; this comes from the coding sequence TTGAAGATTGTTCTTGATGCAGGACATGGTTATTCCACTCTAGGCAAGCGGACGCCGGATGGGATGAAGGAATATGAATTTAATCGGGCAGTTGCTCTCTATGTACGTGATTTTCTTTCAGGTTATACGAATCTAGAGGTGCTGTTCACGCATAATGATGAGCAGGATGTCCCGTTAGAAGTACGGACAGCAAAAGCCAATGAGCTTGGTGCTGATTGCTTCCTATCCATCCATGCTAATGCAGCAGGAAACGGCGGCTGGCACGAGGCTGAGGGAATAGAGACCTTTATACACTCATCCAAGCCAAGGGATGCCCAAATCCTAGCCGCAGAGATCCAAGAGAAGCTCATTACCGCTACCGGACGCAAAAATCGAGGAGTAAAGACAGCCAATTTCCACGTACTTCGGGAAACGCGAATGACAGCTGTTCTGGTCGAATGTGGTTTCATGACACATAAGATTGAAAGCAGGCTGCTCAAGAAGGAGGATTATCGAACGCAATGCGCCCAGTCAATCGCCCAGTCAATTGTGTCCCATTATGGTCTCACGAAGAATAGACAAGCTGCCACTCAGAAGCAGAAGCTGTACAAGGTGCAGGTCGGAGCCTTCTCCAGTAAGCATCGAGCAGAACAGCTTGCCTCAGAGCTCCAAAGGCTCGGATATGACACCTTTATCGTTCAATAA
- a CDS encoding phage holin family protein, producing MKWVLKILVNAAVFVLLMQVFEGVHVSGFGTAIIAAIVLSICNVIVKPIVTVLTLPITIVTLGIFLLFINTIVLSIVDAMMGSAFQIDGFWLTFLVSVILSFVNTIMESVTD from the coding sequence ATGAAATGGGTTTTGAAAATACTCGTCAATGCAGCGGTTTTCGTTTTATTGATGCAAGTATTTGAAGGTGTGCATGTTTCCGGATTTGGAACAGCGATTATCGCGGCAATCGTCTTGTCCATTTGTAATGTCATTGTCAAACCGATTGTTACCGTCTTGACGCTGCCAATTACGATTGTGACATTAGGCATTTTCTTGCTCTTTATCAATACGATTGTGCTCAGCATTGTTGATGCCATGATGGGCAGTGCTTTTCAAATCGATGGATTTTGGTTGACCTTCCTTGTTTCGGTGATTTTATCCTTCGTGAATACCATCATGGAAAGCGTGACGGATTAA